A stretch of the Amycolatopsis sp. BJA-103 genome encodes the following:
- a CDS encoding ABC transporter ATP-binding protein codes for MIELNQVSFTYHGRSEPVLSDVTLSIGEGELVLFAGQTGAGKSTLLGTINGLVPHFTGGHLDGTVSVDGVTTRSRPPREFAHLVGVVGQDPLAGFVTDTVEDELAYGMEQLGLSPQVMRRRVEETLDLLGIAELRRRALRTLSGGQQQRVAIGSVLTTHPKVLVLDEPTSALDPTAAEEVLATLARLVEDLGTTVLMAEHRMERVIPFADRMIYVPGTGGVVDGTPPEVLKDMPIAPPIVHLGRLASWDPLPMSVRDARRRASSLTLGTPPARTTTAGEELLAASGVVVRYGPKVAVREVDLSLRAGEVLAMMGRNGSGKSSLLWAVQGSGPRQGGKVTVEGKDPKTLNSAAARALVGMVPQTASDLLYLQTVAAECEAADAESGAEPGYCRGLLDRLAPGIDPASHPRDLSEGQRLALVLAVQLSAAPRIMLLDEPTRGLDYTAKAALAQMIASLTAEGKAVVVATHDVEFVATIAHRVLVMAEGEVVSDGPTGEVLGGSPAFATQVAKILGEPWLTVDDVRAALPQEVR; via the coding sequence ATGATCGAACTGAATCAGGTCTCCTTCACCTACCACGGCCGCTCCGAGCCGGTGCTGTCCGACGTGACGCTGTCCATCGGTGAGGGCGAGCTCGTGCTGTTCGCGGGCCAGACGGGCGCGGGCAAGTCGACGCTGCTCGGCACGATCAACGGTCTCGTCCCGCATTTCACCGGCGGCCACCTCGACGGGACGGTCTCCGTCGACGGCGTCACGACGAGATCCCGGCCACCGCGCGAGTTCGCGCATCTGGTCGGCGTCGTCGGGCAGGACCCGCTGGCGGGATTCGTCACCGACACCGTCGAGGACGAACTCGCCTACGGCATGGAACAACTCGGCCTGAGCCCGCAGGTGATGCGCCGCCGGGTGGAAGAGACCCTCGATCTGCTCGGCATCGCGGAACTGCGCCGCCGCGCGCTGCGGACGCTGTCCGGCGGGCAGCAGCAGCGGGTGGCGATCGGCTCGGTGCTGACCACCCATCCGAAGGTGCTCGTCCTGGACGAACCGACGTCGGCGCTGGACCCGACCGCGGCCGAGGAGGTGCTGGCGACGCTGGCCAGGCTGGTGGAGGACCTCGGCACGACGGTGCTGATGGCCGAGCATCGCATGGAACGCGTGATCCCGTTCGCGGACCGGATGATCTACGTCCCCGGTACCGGGGGAGTGGTCGACGGGACACCGCCCGAGGTGCTGAAGGACATGCCCATCGCGCCACCGATCGTCCACTTGGGACGGTTGGCGTCGTGGGACCCGCTGCCGATGTCGGTCCGCGACGCCCGTCGTCGCGCTTCTTCGCTGACGCTGGGGACTCCGCCGGCGCGGACCACGACCGCGGGCGAGGAACTGCTGGCCGCGTCCGGGGTCGTCGTCCGGTACGGGCCGAAGGTCGCGGTGCGCGAGGTCGACCTCAGCCTGCGCGCCGGTGAGGTGCTGGCGATGATGGGCCGCAACGGTTCCGGCAAGTCGTCGCTGCTGTGGGCGGTGCAGGGCTCCGGCCCCCGGCAGGGTGGCAAGGTCACCGTCGAAGGCAAGGATCCGAAGACGCTGAACAGCGCCGCGGCCCGCGCGCTCGTCGGCATGGTGCCGCAGACCGCGAGCGATCTGCTGTACCTGCAGACCGTCGCCGCCGAATGCGAGGCGGCCGACGCGGAATCGGGCGCGGAACCGGGCTACTGCCGCGGCTTGCTCGACAGGCTCGCCCCGGGGATCGACCCGGCCTCGCATCCGCGTGACCTGTCCGAAGGCCAGCGTCTCGCGCTCGTGCTCGCGGTGCAGTTGTCGGCCGCGCCGCGGATCATGCTGCTGGACGAACCGACCCGCGGTCTCGACTACACCGCGAAGGCCGCGCTGGCGCAGATGATCGCGTCGCTGACGGCCGAGGGCAAAGCTGTCGTCGTCGCCACCCACGACGTCGAATTCGTCGCGACCATCGCGCACCGCGTCCTCGTGATGGCGGAAGGCGAGGTCGTCTCGGACGGCCCGACCGGCGAGGTGCTCGGCGGCTCCCCGGCCTTCGCCACGCAGGTCGCCAAGATCCTCGGCGAACCATGGCTCACCGTCGACGACGTCCGCGCGGCCCTTCCGCAGGAGGTCCGGTGA
- a CDS encoding ECF transporter S component has product MTTTAAVRLGPRSATVLGLASLAGLMMFVWPLLVRVEPQSMQHGPDAPFVFIGILPILIVIVLAEMSEGGMDSKALAMLGVLSAVNAALRPLGAGTAGIETVFFLLVLAGRVLGPGFGFVLGCTSLFASALLTAGVGPWLPFQMMCSAWIGMGAGLLPRRVTGKAEIAMLVGYGIFVAYVFGFLMNLWFWPFITDAEVPYHDGHISYVPGAPLLENLHRFAVFTLLTSTAGWDTGRAITNTVAILVLGPAVLATLRRASRKASFGVIPSFTDGKTLVSGKER; this is encoded by the coding sequence GTGACCACGACCGCCGCGGTCCGGCTGGGCCCGCGCTCGGCGACGGTGCTCGGGCTCGCGTCGCTCGCGGGTCTGATGATGTTCGTCTGGCCGCTCCTCGTCCGCGTCGAACCGCAGTCGATGCAGCACGGCCCGGACGCGCCGTTCGTGTTCATCGGGATCCTGCCGATCCTGATCGTCATCGTGCTGGCCGAAATGTCCGAAGGGGGCATGGATTCCAAGGCCCTCGCGATGCTCGGCGTCCTTTCGGCGGTGAACGCGGCCCTGCGGCCGCTGGGAGCGGGGACCGCGGGCATCGAGACCGTGTTCTTCCTGCTGGTGCTGGCCGGGCGGGTGCTCGGGCCGGGTTTCGGTTTCGTGCTGGGCTGTACGTCGCTGTTCGCGTCGGCGCTGCTGACCGCCGGGGTGGGACCGTGGCTGCCGTTCCAGATGATGTGCTCGGCGTGGATCGGGATGGGCGCGGGACTGCTGCCGCGCCGCGTCACCGGCAAGGCCGAGATCGCGATGCTGGTCGGCTATGGGATCTTCGTCGCGTACGTGTTCGGATTCCTGATGAACCTGTGGTTCTGGCCGTTCATCACCGACGCCGAAGTGCCGTACCACGACGGCCACATCTCGTACGTGCCCGGCGCTCCGCTGCTGGAGAACCTGCACCGGTTCGCCGTCTTCACGCTGCTGACGTCGACGGCGGGCTGGGACACGGGACGCGCGATCACCAACACCGTGGCGATCCTGGTACTCGGGCCCGCCGTGCTCGCGACTCTGCGGCGGGCTTCGCGGAAGGCGTCGTTCGGCGTGATCCCCTCGTTCACGGACGGCAAGACGCTCGTGAGCGGCAAGGAGCGGTAG
- a CDS encoding energy-coupling factor transporter transmembrane component T — protein sequence MTSYFLPRDLHPAAWWVWALGLAVAATRTTNPWLLLTIVAVAGYVVVARRSEAPWALAFQLYLYLGAFIVAIRVFFRIVFGGAEGSTIILRLPEIPLPEWAAGIRLFGDVSAESLLGGLYDGMRLATMVICLGAANALANPKRLLKAMPPALYEVGTAVIVALSVFPQLAESVLRVRRARKLRGGSGKKKVKALHTVLIPVLEDALSRSLQLAASMDSRGYGRAGLVEARARLITGTLMIVGLIGVCVGVYATLDGSTPRYLAAPVLSVGVVIGLIGFWSAGKRVQRTRYRPDRWQLPEIVVATSGIAVAAVLFTTSSVNPMNMNPSLIDLSWPLLSWGPLLGVLIGVLPAFLTPVPEAPYAALEEEAHEKEAHA from the coding sequence ATGACGTCCTACTTCCTGCCACGCGACCTGCACCCGGCCGCCTGGTGGGTGTGGGCGCTGGGGCTCGCCGTCGCGGCGACCCGGACGACGAACCCTTGGCTGCTGCTGACGATCGTGGCCGTCGCGGGGTACGTCGTGGTGGCCCGGCGCAGTGAGGCTCCGTGGGCGCTGGCGTTCCAGCTCTATCTGTACCTCGGCGCGTTCATCGTCGCGATCCGCGTGTTCTTCCGCATCGTCTTCGGCGGCGCCGAGGGTTCGACGATCATCCTGCGGCTGCCCGAAATCCCGCTGCCCGAATGGGCGGCGGGCATCCGTCTCTTCGGCGACGTTTCCGCTGAATCGTTGCTGGGCGGGCTTTACGACGGGATGCGGCTGGCGACGATGGTGATCTGCCTCGGCGCGGCCAACGCGCTCGCGAACCCGAAACGGCTGCTCAAGGCGATGCCGCCGGCGTTGTACGAGGTGGGGACGGCGGTGATCGTCGCGCTGTCGGTGTTCCCGCAGCTCGCCGAGAGCGTGCTGCGCGTCCGGCGCGCCCGCAAACTGCGGGGCGGTTCGGGCAAGAAGAAGGTGAAAGCCCTGCACACCGTCCTCATCCCGGTGCTGGAGGACGCGCTTTCGCGGTCGCTGCAACTCGCGGCGTCCATGGACTCCCGCGGTTACGGCCGCGCGGGACTGGTCGAGGCGCGGGCGCGGCTGATCACGGGAACGCTGATGATCGTCGGCCTGATCGGGGTCTGCGTCGGCGTCTACGCCACTTTGGACGGTTCGACGCCCCGGTATCTCGCCGCGCCGGTGCTTTCCGTGGGGGTCGTGATCGGGCTGATCGGGTTCTGGTCGGCGGGCAAACGGGTCCAGCGCACCCGCTACCGGCCCGACCGCTGGCAGCTGCCGGAGATCGTCGTCGCCACGAGCGGGATCGCCGTCGCGGCCGTCCTGTTCACGACGTCCAGCGTGAACCCGATGAACATGAACCCGTCGCTGATCGACCTGTCCTGGCCGCTCCTGTCGTGGGGGCCGCTGCTCGGAGTGCTGATCGGTGTCCTGCCCGCGTTCCTGACCCCGGTCCCCGAAGCCCCGTACGCCGCGCTCGAAGAAGAAGCGCACGAAAAAGAAGCGCACGCATGA
- a CDS encoding ABC transporter ATP-binding protein: MPEAIVLSERPEQKGVLRRARPFLKPHRAILSLAIGLGTAATLALTLIPSVVGWAVERVAQKDLAGLYTAAGVFAVLVLARLILLRTGEIWLAKAGERVVASLRDLVVSRLATAPLRFLETQRSGDLLRRSTAEIADLASFVRADLPDLLSVTGYLIFTTVLLLLYSWQLTLVVVLVFLPLSVLIMRWFQRGATTAFAAEAAAQGAVAATYREGIQARELLTSRGAEQEWRDRFDRDKETLRRTTLRSEFVVLRTGGVTLAQAIADATILVVGGGLVLAWGMPLSTVAVFVVAMRQLFDSTNQLTNLIGQLQTSRVGLARLLNLLDTTERPPRTGNGTVLPERGTLEASGLRFSYVDGVSVLTDVSCTFPPGARTGLVGPTGSGKTTLAKILAGLYPTDGGTVRYSGIPLDEIAPDELRSRIMLVPQRVHVVTGTLRENFRLVPEPPPDERIDWALERLGLREWVARLPEGLDTRVSAAADTLSAGERQLIGLVRAALVDPAVLILDEATADVDPETGDRIERALDRLHADRSLIIIAHRQSTIDRLPRAVRLDAGRVKVGG; this comes from the coding sequence GTGCCTGAAGCCATCGTCCTGAGCGAACGGCCCGAACAGAAAGGCGTGCTCCGGCGTGCCCGGCCGTTCTTGAAACCGCACCGCGCGATCCTTTCCCTCGCGATCGGTCTCGGCACCGCCGCGACGCTGGCGCTGACGCTGATCCCGTCGGTGGTCGGCTGGGCCGTCGAGCGGGTGGCGCAAAAGGACCTCGCGGGCCTGTACACGGCGGCGGGTGTCTTCGCCGTGCTCGTGCTGGCCAGGCTGATTCTCCTGCGCACCGGGGAAATCTGGCTCGCGAAAGCCGGGGAACGCGTCGTGGCGTCGTTGCGCGACCTCGTCGTGTCCCGGCTCGCGACGGCGCCGCTGAGGTTCCTCGAAACGCAGCGATCCGGTGATCTGCTCCGCCGCAGCACCGCGGAGATCGCCGATCTAGCCTCCTTCGTCCGCGCGGATCTCCCGGACCTGCTCTCGGTCACCGGCTATCTGATCTTCACCACGGTCCTGCTGCTGCTCTACTCGTGGCAGCTCACCCTGGTCGTGGTGCTGGTGTTCCTCCCGCTGTCGGTGCTGATCATGCGGTGGTTCCAGCGCGGGGCCACGACGGCCTTCGCGGCGGAGGCGGCGGCGCAGGGGGCCGTCGCGGCGACCTACCGCGAGGGCATCCAGGCCCGCGAGCTGCTCACCTCCCGCGGTGCCGAGCAGGAGTGGCGCGACCGGTTCGACCGCGACAAGGAAACGTTGCGGCGCACCACTTTGCGGTCCGAGTTCGTCGTGCTGCGCACCGGTGGCGTGACCTTGGCGCAGGCCATCGCGGACGCCACGATCCTGGTCGTGGGCGGCGGTCTCGTCCTCGCGTGGGGCATGCCGCTGAGCACGGTCGCGGTGTTCGTCGTGGCGATGCGGCAACTGTTCGACTCCACCAACCAGCTGACCAACCTGATCGGCCAGCTGCAGACCTCCAGGGTCGGCCTCGCGCGGCTGCTGAACCTGCTCGACACCACCGAGCGCCCGCCGCGGACCGGCAACGGCACGGTGCTCCCCGAACGCGGGACACTGGAGGCCTCCGGACTGCGGTTCTCCTACGTGGACGGGGTTTCCGTGCTCACCGACGTGTCGTGCACGTTCCCGCCGGGGGCGCGCACGGGCCTGGTGGGGCCGACCGGATCCGGGAAGACCACGCTGGCCAAGATCCTCGCCGGGCTGTATCCCACGGACGGCGGAACCGTGCGCTACAGCGGGATCCCGCTCGACGAGATCGCCCCCGACGAGCTGCGCAGCCGAATCATGCTGGTCCCGCAACGCGTCCACGTCGTCACCGGCACCCTGCGGGAGAACTTCCGCCTGGTGCCGGAGCCGCCGCCGGACGAGCGGATCGACTGGGCGCTGGAGCGGCTCGGACTGCGGGAGTGGGTGGCCCGGCTGCCGGAAGGACTGGACACGCGGGTCAGCGCCGCCGCGGACACGCTGTCGGCGGGGGAACGTCAGCTGATCGGCCTGGTCCGCGCCGCGCTGGTGGACCCGGCCGTGCTGATCCTCGACGAGGCCACCGCCGACGTCGACCCGGAGACCGGTGACCGGATCGAACGCGCGCTCGACCGGCTGCACGCGGACCGGTCGCTGATCATCATCGCGCACCGGCAGTCCACGATCGACCGGCTCCCGCGCGCCGTCCGGCTGGACGCGGGCCGCGTGAAGGTGGGGGGCTGA
- a CDS encoding methyltransferase domain-containing protein, with the protein MSDAYAAADLADGLISADAMSAEHRPAFLAAAREWFAPARFWYKEENDAKDVAVDRVDDPDRWMSIVYSNRALVTQFDDGETVWPNIGHRPTSSASMPSVVAGMLKALDVHMGHSVLEIGTGTGWNAALLAEIVGENGRVSSVEIDPTVAEQARRNLDAAGYGTVETVVADAAISVGGGGRFDRIIATVGVHVGQLPYAWVEAVKPGGVVVAPMRADMASGPLVRFVANEDGTATGHAVPWLQVGFMDMRTHRVPAADLGVLRWDDPAADLTATDLAPWVPLLADDHRWPIAVALSDCRYDVWERTDDRPHGVAWLCHVLSGSWASVVPAGGERYAVRQYGPRRLWDEAEAAYRWWQRRGQPPLSAWRWTITPERQSIMLDGLDEE; encoded by the coding sequence GTGAGTGACGCTTACGCGGCCGCTGACCTCGCGGACGGACTGATCTCGGCGGACGCCATGTCCGCCGAGCACCGTCCCGCTTTTCTTGCTGCCGCGCGGGAATGGTTCGCGCCCGCACGGTTTTGGTACAAGGAAGAAAACGATGCGAAAGATGTAGCGGTGGACCGTGTCGACGATCCGGACCGCTGGATGTCCATTGTGTACTCTAACCGTGCCTTGGTTACACAGTTCGACGACGGCGAGACCGTTTGGCCGAACATCGGCCATCGGCCGACAAGTTCGGCGTCGATGCCGTCCGTGGTAGCCGGAATGCTCAAAGCGCTTGACGTCCACATGGGGCACTCAGTCTTGGAGATTGGCACTGGAACCGGCTGGAATGCCGCACTTCTAGCGGAAATCGTTGGTGAGAACGGCCGTGTGTCCTCGGTCGAAATCGATCCGACTGTGGCCGAGCAGGCTCGTCGGAACCTCGACGCGGCCGGTTACGGCACTGTGGAAACCGTGGTCGCTGACGCCGCCATCAGCGTCGGTGGCGGTGGCCGGTTCGATCGGATCATCGCGACGGTGGGTGTCCACGTTGGACAGTTGCCGTATGCGTGGGTTGAGGCGGTGAAGCCTGGCGGTGTCGTCGTCGCGCCGATGCGTGCGGACATGGCGTCCGGTCCACTCGTGCGATTCGTCGCGAACGAGGACGGCACGGCGACCGGTCACGCGGTGCCGTGGCTACAGGTCGGCTTCATGGATATGCGTACCCATCGTGTACCGGCCGCCGATCTCGGGGTGTTGCGGTGGGATGATCCGGCGGCGGACCTGACAGCCACGGATCTAGCGCCGTGGGTGCCGTTGCTCGCCGACGATCACCGATGGCCGATCGCGGTAGCGCTGTCCGATTGCCGCTACGACGTGTGGGAACGCACCGACGACCGGCCGCACGGCGTTGCGTGGCTGTGTCATGTCCTGTCCGGGTCGTGGGCGAGCGTCGTCCCGGCTGGAGGCGAGCGGTACGCGGTCAGGCAGTACGGACCGCGCCGGTTGTGGGACGAGGCGGAAGCGGCCTACCGGTGGTGGCAGCGACGCGGCCAACCCCCGTTGTCGGCGTGGCGGTGGACGATCACCCCTGAGCGGCAGAGCATCATGCTCGACGGCTTGGATGAGGAGTGA
- a CDS encoding ABC transporter ATP-binding protein, translated as MGQGMKVRGERRAAVRLLAGALGRNRGRVLAAVAGGTLFQLATVVFPLCVEYAIDDGINVGNQSATLGWALAVVGAAVLLVAGLALMQWQITLAAVSASNELRGRLLDQALLLDRRDRARFGRGDLAIRGTRDVDFVHNWLAGSASMVTGIAGFAVILVLIGRLDPSLAVVGLATVPALVVLNIVLPKRFAAANDRLAAAHGARADTVEELLTASVAIRGIGGDGPLLERHAEHSRTVTVETMSTAKVAASWAATGPFVPGVATAIGLLVGGGAVIDGSLTVGGLVAFTTWMAMLGTWIGVVTHRFTQLGEALTAAKRISEVLETVPGVADPDAGVPLRTPADLVATGVEVHSEHGRVVGPLDLTARPGEFLAVTGPLGSGKSTLLRLLARRDDPDAGTVRYGDVDLRQAALREVRRRLVFVPQRPDLISGTIRENLLLGRPDLTEEDMRAACAAAAIDEHVAGLPGGYDTETGEGGATLSGGQLQRLALAQALLHGADVLLLDDITSAVDAGTEQSVLKGLRDWLDEAGHVRTIVFASHRAAVVDAADRVVALPVREAAPSA; from the coding sequence ATGGGGCAGGGAATGAAGGTGCGCGGCGAACGCCGGGCCGCCGTCCGGCTGCTGGCGGGCGCACTGGGCCGCAACCGGGGCCGGGTGCTGGCGGCGGTCGCCGGGGGGACGCTCTTCCAGTTGGCGACGGTGGTGTTCCCGCTGTGCGTCGAGTACGCCATCGACGACGGCATCAACGTCGGGAACCAGTCGGCGACCCTCGGCTGGGCGCTGGCCGTCGTGGGCGCGGCGGTCCTGCTGGTCGCCGGGCTCGCGCTGATGCAGTGGCAGATCACCCTCGCCGCGGTGTCGGCGTCGAACGAACTGCGCGGCAGGCTGCTCGACCAGGCCTTGCTGCTCGACCGGCGGGATCGCGCCCGCTTCGGTCGCGGCGATCTCGCGATCCGGGGAACGCGCGACGTCGACTTCGTGCACAACTGGCTGGCGGGTTCCGCCTCGATGGTGACCGGTATCGCCGGGTTCGCCGTCATCCTCGTCCTCATCGGCAGGCTCGACCCGTCGCTCGCCGTGGTCGGACTGGCCACGGTCCCGGCGCTCGTCGTGCTGAACATCGTGCTGCCCAAACGCTTCGCGGCCGCCAACGACCGGCTCGCCGCCGCGCACGGTGCCCGCGCGGACACCGTCGAGGAACTGCTCACGGCCAGCGTCGCTATCCGCGGGATCGGCGGCGACGGGCCGCTGCTGGAGCGGCACGCCGAGCACAGCAGGACGGTCACCGTCGAGACCATGTCGACCGCCAAGGTGGCCGCCAGCTGGGCCGCGACCGGTCCGTTCGTGCCAGGCGTGGCGACGGCGATCGGCCTGCTCGTCGGCGGTGGCGCGGTGATCGACGGCTCGCTGACCGTGGGCGGGCTGGTGGCCTTCACGACCTGGATGGCGATGCTGGGCACCTGGATCGGCGTGGTCACGCACCGGTTCACCCAGCTCGGCGAAGCGCTGACGGCGGCGAAGCGGATCAGCGAGGTGCTCGAGACCGTCCCCGGTGTCGCGGACCCGGACGCGGGCGTGCCGCTCCGCACTCCCGCCGACCTGGTGGCCACCGGGGTCGAGGTGCACTCCGAACACGGTCGCGTGGTCGGCCCGCTCGATCTGACCGCCCGCCCGGGTGAGTTCCTCGCCGTGACCGGGCCGTTGGGCTCGGGCAAGTCGACGCTGCTGCGGTTGCTCGCGCGCCGCGACGATCCCGACGCGGGCACGGTCCGCTACGGCGACGTCGATCTGCGCCAGGCCGCGCTGCGGGAGGTCCGCAGGCGGCTGGTGTTCGTGCCGCAGCGGCCCGACCTGATCTCCGGGACCATCCGCGAGAACCTGCTGCTGGGCCGTCCGGACCTGACGGAGGAAGACATGCGGGCGGCGTGCGCCGCGGCGGCCATCGACGAGCACGTCGCCGGGCTGCCCGGCGGTTACGACACCGAGACGGGCGAAGGCGGGGCGACCCTGTCCGGCGGGCAGTTGCAGCGCCTCGCCCTGGCGCAGGCCCTGCTGCACGGCGCCGACGTCCTGCTGCTCGACGACATCACCTCGGCGGTCGACGCCGGAACCGAACAGAGTGTCCTCAAAGGACTGAGGGACTGGCTCGACGAGGCGGGACACGTGCGGACGATCGTTTTCGCCAGCCACCGGGCCGCGGTGGTGGACGCCGCGGACCGCGTCGTCGCCCTGCCGGTGCGGGAGGCGGCTCCGAGTGCCTGA
- a CDS encoding FecCD family ABC transporter permease produces the protein MAVVSPPRPEPAVRPKVAIARGAGLLLGLGLIGVAVIVSVAVGAKDLPIGVVWDALFHFDGSYDANLVWDQRIPRTLLGVVVGAALGTAGALMQAVTRNPLADPGLLGIESGASAAVVVAIAVFGVTSLSGYVWFALVGAAVASVVVYLLGSTGRGRANPVRLALAGTVVTAVLTGIISAFTTMNARTTQSMRFWTIGSLINRGYDVLFDVLPFLVVGAVISLLLTRSLNALALGDQVGRALGAHLGRTRLLSVIAIVLLCGGATAAAGPIGFVGLAIPHAVRAVVGPDYRWVVPYSMVSAPLLVLGADVLGRVVLPTGELEAGVVTAVIGAPVFIYLVRRKRLGEL, from the coding sequence ATGGCCGTCGTCTCCCCGCCCCGGCCGGAACCGGCCGTCCGGCCCAAGGTCGCCATCGCCCGTGGCGCGGGACTTCTCCTCGGCCTGGGACTGATCGGCGTGGCCGTGATCGTCAGCGTCGCGGTCGGCGCCAAGGACCTCCCGATCGGCGTGGTGTGGGACGCGTTGTTCCACTTCGACGGTTCCTACGACGCGAACCTGGTCTGGGACCAGCGGATCCCGCGCACGCTGCTCGGCGTCGTCGTCGGCGCCGCACTGGGCACGGCCGGCGCGCTGATGCAGGCGGTCACCCGGAACCCGCTGGCCGACCCCGGGCTGCTGGGCATCGAATCCGGCGCCTCCGCGGCCGTCGTGGTCGCCATCGCCGTCTTCGGGGTCACCTCGCTCAGCGGCTACGTGTGGTTCGCCCTCGTCGGCGCCGCCGTCGCGAGCGTGGTCGTGTACCTGCTCGGTTCCACCGGCCGCGGCCGGGCGAATCCGGTCCGGCTCGCCTTGGCGGGCACCGTGGTCACCGCCGTGCTGACCGGGATCATCTCGGCGTTCACCACGATGAACGCGCGGACGACGCAGTCGATGCGGTTCTGGACGATCGGGTCGCTGATCAACCGCGGCTACGACGTGCTGTTCGACGTCCTGCCGTTCCTGGTCGTGGGCGCGGTGATCAGCCTCCTGCTCACCCGCTCGCTGAACGCGCTGGCACTGGGCGATCAGGTCGGCCGCGCGCTGGGCGCGCACCTCGGCCGCACGCGGCTGTTGAGCGTGATCGCGATCGTGCTGCTGTGCGGCGGGGCGACGGCGGCCGCGGGACCGATCGGCTTCGTCGGCCTCGCGATCCCGCACGCGGTCCGCGCGGTGGTCGGCCCCGACTATCGCTGGGTCGTCCCGTATTCGATGGTCTCGGCGCCGCTGCTGGTCCTCGGGGCGGACGTCCTCGGCCGGGTCGTGCTGCCGACCGGGGAACTGGAGGCGGGGGTCGTCACCGCGGTGATCGGCGCGCCGGTGTTCATCTACCTGGTCCGCCGGAAACGGCTGGGGGAACTGTGA
- a CDS encoding siderophore-interacting protein yields MTAGKTDLLRSEPFLHFDAVVLATAPVGESLIRVTFGGPGLRDITTCGPDQRIKVFLPSAPGASPRVPTGEDWYARYREMPEDGRPAMRTYTIRALRPGEIDVDFVRHGDVGPASRWAGAAEPGDEVVIYGPNARFPHEETDPTRRGADYLPRPGSAWKLIAGDETALPAIGGIVEGLAAGERAQVFVQVPVDGDRQQWRTDGEVEVTWLTPDGGGAPLLDAVRAAELPEGPGYAWLAGEAGVVKELRRHLVRDRGVDRKRIDFCGYWRKGKSEDAPYDAEQED; encoded by the coding sequence ATGACCGCCGGCAAGACCGACCTGCTCCGGAGCGAGCCGTTCCTCCACTTCGACGCCGTGGTGCTGGCGACGGCGCCGGTCGGGGAGAGTTTGATCCGGGTGACCTTCGGCGGACCGGGGCTGCGGGACATCACCACCTGCGGACCGGATCAGCGCATCAAGGTCTTCCTGCCGTCCGCGCCCGGCGCGAGCCCGCGGGTGCCGACCGGCGAGGACTGGTACGCCCGCTACCGCGAAATGCCCGAAGACGGCCGGCCCGCGATGCGCACGTACACGATCCGCGCGCTCCGGCCCGGCGAGATCGACGTCGACTTCGTGCGGCACGGTGACGTCGGCCCGGCGTCCCGGTGGGCGGGCGCCGCCGAGCCCGGCGACGAGGTCGTCATCTACGGTCCGAACGCCCGCTTCCCCCACGAGGAAACGGATCCGACGCGCCGCGGGGCGGACTACCTCCCGCGTCCCGGGTCCGCCTGGAAGCTGATCGCCGGTGACGAGACGGCGCTCCCGGCGATCGGCGGCATCGTCGAAGGGCTCGCCGCGGGGGAGCGCGCCCAGGTCTTCGTGCAGGTGCCGGTCGACGGCGACCGCCAGCAGTGGCGGACCGACGGCGAGGTCGAGGTCACCTGGCTGACGCCGGACGGCGGGGGCGCGCCGCTGCTGGACGCCGTGCGCGCCGCGGAACTGCCCGAGGGCCCCGGTTACGCCTGGCTGGCCGGTGAGGCCGGGGTGGTGAAGGAACTGCGCAGGCATCTCGTCCGTGATCGCGGTGTCGACCGCAAGCGCATCGACTTCTGCGGGTACTGGCGCAAGGGGAAGTCCGAAGACGCCCCGTACGACGCGGAGCAGGAAGACTGA